Part of the Deltaproteobacteria bacterium genome is shown below.
ATCCATCCAGGGGCAAGCGATACCGCAACCATTCGTGCGGTCTTTTTGATTGATCCGAATGGGAAAGTGCGATTCCTGATTTACTATCCGCTGAGCATGGGCCGCAACTCACAAGAACTGTTACGTGGGCAAAAAGGGCGAAGTCAATCAGACAGATTGGTACTTTTCGAAGAAGAAGATCTGATTGCGCTTCCTCTGGTCATCGAATCATCATGCCATCGGGTCATTGAGGAAAACACTTCTCCGGCTCTTCAATGACTCGATGACTCAATCACCCGCTCACTCAATAGCGCAATATCTCTAAAACCCTTCCAATTGCGCTAAACGCTCACGGTGATAAGTCGCATCGCCAAAAGCGAACTCATTCCATTTGGCGCGTTTGAACCAGAAATGCATGTCGTGTTCCCAGGTGAAGCCAATGCCGCCATGCATTTGCACGGCACGATTCGTAGTCTGTGCATAAACCTCAGACAAACACGCTTTAGCCAACGAGGCTGCACGGGAAGCCTCACGAGGAAGCGTGTCAAACGCGTGCGCTGCATACCACACCAATGAACGTGCAGGCTCGATCTCACTCACGATCTCTGCGGCCATATGCTTTAAGGCTTGAAACGAGGCGATCGGGCGATTGAACTGGGTGCGGATTTTCGTGTAGTCGACGGCCATCTCTAACGACTTCTGTGCGCCACCGAGGCTGTCTGCGGCTAATGCGGTACAGGCGGCATCGATCACACGCGACAGTACTTTCCAGCCTTGATCTTCACCGCCGACTACTGCTGCTTTCGGGACGATGATGTTCTGCAACGTCACTTCATAAACTCGTCGTGTCTGATCAAAAATATCGAGCGGCGAGATCGTTACGCCGGGGCTGTCGCGCTCAAGCAGGAGCAAGCTTATGCCATCTTCGGCTTTGCCTTTCGTTCGCACTGCCACCAGCAATACATCCGCAACTGCGGCGAATGGCACGAACATCTTGGTACCGGAAAGGGTGTACCCATCGCGCGTCTTCTTCGCTTTCAGTTGAATGCCTGCTGCATCGATACGGTCGTCTTCTTCGAGGAAAGCGAGAGTCCCAACGGCGTCCCCGGTTGCAATACGCGGCAACCATTGTTTCTTCTGTGCGCTGGTCCCACCTTGCATCAATGCAAGTGTGAAGAGATTTGAAGAAAACAGGAAAGGTCCAGGCACGGCTGCACGCCCCATTTCCTCCAGTAACACGGCCATATCGAGCATGCCTAACCCGAGGCCACCATGCGCTTCAGGAATGAGTAACCCTGTCCATCCTTGCGCTGCCATCTTGCGATGCAACTCGCGCGAGAACCCATCCGGCTCTGTGTACATCGCTCGCACGAAGGTCGGCGGGCATTCTTGGGTGAGAAACTCGCGCGCAGATTGCTGCAACATTTCTTGTTCTTCAGAAAGACCGAAATCCATAGCTCAGACCTCACAACGTGGTGCGTATTACGTAAGAAGTAGTCAGTAGTCAGCATTCAGTAGTCAGTAGAGAGGAAGGAAAGAGCGGTGCACTCTTTTCTATGCTGGCTACTGGCTACCAGCTACTGACTACTCGTCTTCATCCCGACTTTGGCATTCCCAACCCACGTTCACTGATAATGTTCTTTTGCACTTCGGATGTACCACCACCAATCACCAAACCAAGTGTGAACATAAACTCATATTGCCAGGTGCCGTTGTCGATGACGCGGGCGGCGCCTTTTTTCAGCGGCGCGTAGGAGTTCATAATTTCCAGCGCAAGCGCACAGATGTCGTGATTCAGCTCGGTACCGACGAGCTTGCTGACCATCGCGCCAACACCTGGAGCTCGTCCTTTGATTGCATTGGTAAGCTGTCGATAGGAGTGGTACTTCATTGCCTCGACCCGCGTGAGCAAGCTCGACAATCTTTGTCGTACGATTGGATCGTTAGCTGCTGGTTTGCCATAACGTTGATGCGTTTGCGCTAAGCGAATGAGGTTTTGCATCATCAGTTGTGTCCGCGTTGTCGAGCCCAACATATTCCGTTCATGGAACAAGGTGTTATTGGCGACCATCCAGCCTTGGTTGAGCTCGCCCACCAGGTTCGCGCGTGGCACGCGTACGTTGTCAAAGAAGACTTCATTAAATCCAGCGTCTCCGGTCATCTGCACGAGCGGACGAACAGTGATGCCAGGGCTTTTCATATCAATGAGAACATAGGAAATGCCGCGATGCTTGGGAGCGTCAGGATCGGTACGCACCAAGCAGAACATCCAGTCCGAGAACTGGGCGTTCGAGGTCCAGACTTTTTGTCCGTTGACAACAAATTCATCTCCGACAATTTCAGCGCGTGTGCGTAATGACGCCAGGTCTGACCCGGCACCAGGTTCTGAGTAGCCTTGGCACCAGATCTCTTCGGCGGTGAGAATTGTTGGCAGATACCGTCGTCGTTGTTCCTCAGTGCCATATTGGATCAATGTCGGACCTAACATCTGGAGACCTGATGCGCCGATCATTCCTGGCGCACGTGCAAGCACCAATTCTTCATTGACGATGGTTTGGCGCACGATGTCTGCGCCCTGGCCGCCGTACTCTTTCGGCCAGTTCATGGCGACGTAGCCTGCAGAGTGCAGGGTCCGTTGCCAATCCTTCGCACGTTTGACTCGCTCGGGATCATGCGGCATGAGGTCACTGATGGCTTTGTCTTTTTTCGGCAGATTCTTCTTGAGCCATGCCCGCACTTCTTTGCGAAAGGCTTCGTCTGTTTTTGAGTATGCAAGTTCCATTTTTTGCTCACTTTAATGGGAGAGTAAACTTCACACGACAATCAACAGCCGACTGCACGGTACGTGGTGCGTATTGCGTGATACGTGAGGCGCAGAACGGGAGACGTGATACATAAGACTATGGCCAACGTCCACGCAACACGTAATACGTTCACGCTAATCCGTACAACCTCCGTGTATTCTCCCCGATGATCTTCTGCTGCGCTTGGGCTGTGAGTGCGGCGCAGGCTTCTTGGACTTCTTCGACCACACCGGGGAAGGTGCAATCGAAGTGGGGATAATCGGAACCCCAGACGACGCAGTTTTCTAGACCCATTGCCGTGACAACGCCAATCGAGTGTTCATCTGGGTCCATTGAGATGAAGCATTGCTCACGAAACATGTCGCTCGGTTTGCGTTTGAGCCACGGCACATAGTGACCCATCTTATCGAAGTGACCATCCATACGATCAAGCCAATGGCCGATCCAACCCAGTCCGGCTTCGAGAAATGCGACTTTGAGCTTGGGGAATTTACTTAGCACTCCCCCACATACGATATCGAGACATGCCCCCTGCATTTCCCAGGGATGGCACACCATGTGAAAAAAGAACGGGTCTTTGTATCGTTCTTGGCCGAGAGTTGGCATTTTGGTACCAAAGCTGCCGTGAATAGCGACTGGGATGCTGAGTTCCTGTGCTTCACGCCAGAACACATCATAGGCAGGATCGCACAGCCGTCGACCATTAAACGGGTTCGGTCGTACAAACACCGCGCGCATGCCGAGGTCTTTGACAACGCGACGCATTTCTCTCACAGCTTCATCTGCATCTTGTAGTGGCAGCGGGGCGACACCAAAGAAGCGGTTCGGATACGGTTTACAGAAGTCTGCTATCCAGTTGTTATACGCCCGGCAAGAAGCAGCGGCGAGTTTCGGGTCAGTATGGTCTCCGTAGAGAAGCCACAGGCTAGGGTAGAAGAATGCGACCTCAATCCCTTCGAGGTCCATAGCTTTGACGCGAGCGTGCGGATCATAGCCGCTCGGAGATACCTCATTCCATCCCATCGTGCGAGCTCTGGTGGGCTCGGAGAGCCCGCCGGGAGTACAGGCCGCGGCGATTGTCATATTCCGATCACGACGAATCTCGCCGTTGATCCGCATGCAGTCGATTCCCTCGCTATCGCGAGCGATTTGGATCACCCCATCACGATAGGCAGGTTCTGTGTATTCTTCCCAAATCACACGGGGCTCAACAATGTGTCCATCTGCATCGATAATGGTCGGCATATATGTCCCTCCTTACTCAAGGACCGTGAGGTCGTCAGTTTTAGCAAGCTGAATCAGTGAATGGGGGAACCAGAGAAGCGGAGAAAAATATTTCTCTCTCCCATTCTCCCATTCTCCGGTTCTTTGGATTTATCCTTCTCCCCCTTCATCACTAGAAAAGAACCCTTCTTCGTTTTCTACCATCAGTCGCAATTCATGTGTTCGTGCGCGCGGAGGTGCAATACACAGCGGTGTGAGATCTTTAAAGAGATTGCGAGCAAGATCACTCTCTGCGTAGGCCTGGAGGTCTTGGCTATTGCGCCACGAACTGACGGCGATGAACTCGTCCCCAGAAGTCATGATCTGGACGAACAGGAAACCAGACACTTTGCGAATGACTTCAAGCCTCTCCTGGGCGATTTGCATCGCGGTTTCGAGCTGGCCTGGTCTGACCGTCCCTTCCAATACACGGCAGTAGTACATAGGCCTCCCTCCTGCTCTCGGCAGGAACCGAAGTCAGCGAAAATAGAATCGTTACCCTGCAAACTGAGGCAGGGCGATTGTTACACTATTACTGATACGTTCGTAAGCAGGACCAGAGCCAAGTACCTCTTTTTCTCCTTTGAGGGACACGACACAACATGCGTCCTTTGCTTCTAAATCCTTCCAGTCAAAGCCTGCATCCGGTGGAATCTCTAAATCGAGAGCAATCAACCCCGTGGATAACTCCATTGGTGGCACTTGTCCGGCCAACTTTCCGCGCGGTTCAAGTGGAAAGACCAACACGCTCTTGTATGGTAGAGGCAATTTCACGTCTGCTTCCAGGTCATAGGTCAACGTGACCCGCAGTGTCCGCTCATCAAGGCGGGAGAGGGTGACGTTGCTGATCTTCACGAGGGCCTTGCTGGTCTCTTGAGAGGATGAGGTACAGGCGGAAAAAAAAGTGACAGACAGGAGAAAGAAAACCCCCCAACAAGACCTCATACGGTTTATCCATTTCACGCTCTGACCTTGCAAGGGTGTCATTCGGAGCGGAGCGAAGAATCTCTCAGAGAAGCCCTTCGTTTCACTCAGGGTGACACCTTTGCAGTGCCTGTCTTGTGCGGTTTGACTATGGCGTCCTCCCCGCTTGAAGGGTAGAGGGAAACCGTGATCTACGCACCGGATCATCTCACAACCCTACCAATTCTCGCGCGATTGCTGCCCGAGCATAACGGTGCGGGCTGCCCATTTCTGAAATCCGGACATCTGAAGCGATGCTGACAAGCATTGCTGCTTCAGTGATATCGATGTGCATACGGTCCATCATGATACGCGCAAGCCGATCGACTGCACTATTGGCAGCGGCTTCGACCGTGTCACCGTCACCCATAGTGACAACTTCCTTTTGCGTCACGACGATCGGGTGAGACAACGGTAGCTCAGTGGCAATACGGCAACGCATGGTCACATCTGCCGCGATTTCGACTGCTGAAGCGGCGATCTCCCCGTCTCCCATCTTGGCGTGGACGTCTTCGATGGTCAGCAAGCCACCGTCAACGAAGACCGGTAAGTACACCGTGGAACCTGGACCGAGTTGACCATTACTCAGTTGTCCGCCAAAGGCACCAACCGCACTGCTCGGCAGTGGCCCTTGCGCCGGAGCAAGCCCGATCTTACTCACATTCGGTAGAAACGGCAGCGAAACCTGATCATTATAGCGAATCTGATTGCCTTCAATCGGCACGACTTTTTTGCGAAACTCGACCTGGTCTTTGAACACTCCGTAGCCAGGAATGGCAATCACATAACCAAAGCCTTGGGATGGGCGAATATCTAAGATGTCGATCGCGAGCACCTGGCCTGGCTTGGTTCCCTCAATGAACACAGGGCCTGTCATGACGGTGAGCTGTTCCATCGGCCAGGCCTTGCCGTCGTTCCAATCGCGAAAACGGTCGTTGGTTTCCATGACGAAGACTTCGCCAGGACGCACTCGCGCTGCTGGAGAGTGGGTAGCGTCAAACGTACGAACAACATGTTCTTTACTGACCTTCTGCATGGCTGACCTCCTCAATTAGATTAATTTCACATCGCGTGCGAACCGTTCCATCATTCCTGCCATTTCTTCATAACTGCGAGCGAAATTGAAGAAGGCAAGATACAGATAGGTTGCACCAAGTTCTTGATAGCGTGGAATGTCGTCGAGTATCGCTTCCGGCCGTTTGCCACGCGGAGAGACACAGAGCGTGACCTTAGAGATGTCGCGTCCTGCTTTTGCTGCTCTTTCTTTGATCTTATCGAGCCGTTCGGCAAACTCTTGCGGATTAAATACGACGGCGGCCCAGCCGTCACCGTACTCCACAACGCGACGTAACGCCGGACCGGTATGGCCGCCGATCCAAATCGGCGGATGGGGTTTCTGTACTGGGCGCGGTTCACAGGCAACTTCAGGGAACCGGTGAAACTTGCCGTTGAAGCGCGGATGCTCGCTGGTCCATAACTCCTTCATGACCGCAACGGCTTCATCGCTCAACGGACCGCGATCGGCGAACGAAGCATTGACCGCTTTGAATTCTTCTTCCATCCAGCCAACCCCGACACCGAGGATAACACGCCCACGTGAGAGAACATCCAGCGTCGCGACAGTCTTAGCGGTAACGACGGCGTTGCGGTGTGGAAGTACGAGCACTGCCGTACCGAGGCGAATTTTAGTGGTGCACGCGGCAACAAAGCTCAACACCGTCAGTGGTTCAAGCAACGGCGCTTTCGGATTCATTGGGAATGAACCGGTTGCGGTGTACGGATAACGAGAGGCGATATCAACGGGGATGACGATGTGATCTCCGGTCCAAACCGAGTCAAAGCCCAGCGCCTCAGCGTTCTGCGCCGTCGTGCGAATATTGGTCATGACATCGCCATTGGCCAAGGGGCCGATGTGCGGTAAAAACGCTCCGTATTTCATGCTGTTCCCTCCTTTGGGTACGCATGCCTCAACTACCACATCTCCCACTGAACGCCAACTTACGGTGGCAATCTGTTGGTGGACATGCTAACAGACCCTGTGCTCAATACTGAGATACGTGAGCATAATCGTAGCGATCGCCACGTATGGGGAAAGTGATGTCGAACGTACGTTTCTTGTTAGTCCGACACGGCGAAACGACATGGAACCAAGAAAGCCGTTGGCAAGGGCAGGCGGATGTACCACTCAGTGATGCAGGCCGAGTGCAAGCGCGGCTTCTTGCGCAGCGGCTGTTGACCGAGGGCCGGCAGTTCCACGCGATGTACGCGAGTGATCTCAGCCGTGCATTTGAAACTGCGGAAATTCTCGGGCAGACGCTGGGCGTACCTCTGAGTCCCGACAGTGGCTGGCGTGAGATGAATATTGGGGTTTGGAGCGGGTTGACCACCGCTGAGGTGATGGCACGGCATGCAGTCGAATGGGAGCGGTTACGCGCAGGAGAAGACCTCCCGCGTGGAGGTGGTGAGACGTTTGCACAATTTCAAGGGCGTCTGATACAGTCCGCGCAACTTTTAGCTCAACGCCATAACGGAGAACAGATTGTGATTGTGACGCATGGCGGTGCGGTACGAGCGTTCTTGTTGCACTGCCGTAATTTGCCGACGACGAAGTTCCGTGAGATCGATAAGATTGGCAACACTGGTGTCAGCGAGGTGACTTTCGCTCTTGAAGGAGAGACCATTATTCATTCGGTCAATGACGTGAGCCACCTGAATGGTGCGGCGTTGGTGGGAGAGACGGTGGATGCGTGAAAGACAATTAAGAATGAAAAATGAAAAATTAAAAATGGAGAAGAAGCCCCTCTTTCGTTCACTATTTCACCCATTCCCCCATGCGTCCATTCGCCCATTCGTTTTCCCCCTTCACTGCCCCGTTTCTCCATTTCCTCGTTTATCGCCTTTTTCTCAGAGCTAGGTCGGCTCCTTGCGCTTCCTTTCTTCACGTTGGTTCAAAGTTGCCGTCAGCCTCGGGCTTTTTACGTTCTTGTTTTATACGACTGATGTGCACGCGTTAAAGCAACAATTAGTCACAGCTCGACCCTTACCGCTGCTCTTCGCTTTCGTTGGTTACCTCATTAGTCAAGCACTCTACGCGTATAAGTGGAAAGTCCTGGCCCGGCCACTTGGCTTTGGGCAGCCCTGGCGGGCGTTCGTCACCTATTACTTTGTTGGCGGCTATTTCAATCTGTTTGCACCAAGCACCGTGGTTGGCGATCTTGGTAGAGGACTGTTGTTAGCTGCCAATGGCGGCAACACTGGACCGGCGTTGTACTCTGTTGCTGTGGATCGTCTCAGTGGGCTGGTGATGTTGGTATGGGTGGGCGCAACGGGTTTTCTATTATTTGGCCCAACGATTCTTCCAGTAACTCTCTGTTATGGAGTCGTAGCCGCGGCTATTGGTTCACTCTTGGCGTGGTGGCTATTGCCGTATGTGCTGCAGTTCTCGCTGTTCAATCGGCCATTGATCAGACGTATCGTTGACCAGCTCATTGCGCCATATCAACAGAATGCCAAGACGTTAGGATACGCCTGCATTCTTTCGTATCTCTTTCACTGGTTTCAACTCATTTTACAGGTTGTGCTTGCCTACGCGCTCAATCTGCAAGTGCCGCTGTGGTACCTGATGTTGTTTATTCCACTCGTGCATATTCTGAGCGCATTGCCGCTCAGCTTTGCGGGCTTAGGTGTACGCGAGGGTGGGTACGTAACGTTCCTTGCGCTTATCGGCGTTGGCAAGGATCAAGCATTGGCTTTTGGGTTGCTGTGGAGCGTGTTGGTGCTGGGCTGCGGGTTGGTTGGAGGACTGGTGTTGTTGTTCTCGTCAGAGGCGCGGGTGGTACTGACGAAGGAGGCCGAATAGCAGACGGTTCCTATAGTTTCCCATAGCTCACGCTATGGGCTGTAGTATGTCGCCCCTAACGGGACTCGTTTCTTCCGAGCCTCGGAGAGGCGAAATAATTCAGCCCACGGTGTTAACCGTGGGAAACAAGGCATGATAACGTAGCCCACGGTTTACACCGTAGGAAATTGAAGGCATGGATTCCCGCTCCCCAGTCGCTACTGGGGACAGGCTGCGTGGAAATGACGTCATTCCCCGTTAAAAAAACGTCGGCCTAATCAGAATCGTTTCTTCACGCCCGGCACCGACCGAGATCATTTTCACTGGGACATTCACTAGTTGTTCGATACGTTCGACGTAACGCCGCGTGTTGGCGGGGAGGGCGTCGAGGCTGCGAATGTCAGTCAGTTGCTCTGACCAGCCTGGCAATTCTTCGTAGATCGGCGTCAATTGTTCCAAAACATTTGCGCTGGCTGGCACTTCCTCATACCGCTTCCCTTTATACTCATAGGCCGTGCAGACACGGAGCGTGGAGAAACCACTCAGTACGTCGATCTTGGTGAGTGCAAAACTGTTCACTCCATTTAAGCGAGCTGCCGTGCGTGCGACGACAGCATCGAACCATCCGCAGCGGCGTGGTCGTCCCGTGACCGTACCAAACTCGCCGCCCTTACGACGAATGGTCTCGCCTTCTGGACCAAACAACTCAGTGGGAAATGGGCCACTTCCCACACGTGTCGTATACGCTTTGGAAATCCCGATGACACCGTGAATTTGCTGCGGAGCAATCCCTGCACCCGTGCAGACTGCTCCAGCGACGGTATTGGACGATGTCACATATGGATAGGTGCCGTGGTCAATGTCGAGCATGGTCCCTTGTGCACCTTCAAAGAGTACTTTGCGTCCCCGGGCAATTTCGTTGTGTAGATACAACGACGTATTCGTCACATGTGGTGCAAGCCGATCACGAAAACGTCGATAATTATCGAAGATGGGCTGATACTCAAGCGTTTGATCTTTGAGAATCACGCTCAAGTAAGAGTTTTTCTCCTGCAGATTGCGTTTCAGCTTCTCGCTGAAAATATCGTCATCGAGTAAATCGACGAATCGTATACCACCACGCGCCATCTTGTCTTCGTAGGTGGGACCGATACCACGTCCGGTCGTACCGATCTTTCCTTCGCCGCGCAGTCGTTCGCGGGCAATATCGATCGCTTTGTGATACGGCATGATGAGGTGTGCTGTCTCACTGATCTTCAACAACGAGGGGTCCATCAAACACCCTTGTTGTTGTAAGGTGTCGATCTCTTCGACTAATGTCTCGGGATCGACAACGACGCCGTTGCCAATCACGCAGACCTTGCCGCTATGTAGTACTCCAGAGGGAATCAGCCTCACCACGGTTTTTTTGCCACCAACGACCAGCGTATGGCCAGCGTTGCTCCCACCCTGAAAGCGCACGATGATGTCGGCTTCCCGCGCTAAGAGGTCGACGACCTTGCCTTTGCCTTCGTCCCCCCACTGAACCCCAACGACGACTACGGTACTCATACGCCCCTCGTTCTTATAGGCGAATTTGCTGGGCCGAAATGATTGGCTCAAGTGCCTGTAGCTCAGTCAAAACCGCTACTGGCACCTGACCGTCGACATGGATTAACGCAATTGCCTTGCCGCCAATTTTCTCTCGTCCAAGTTCCAGACTAGCGATATTGATGTTGTGTCGGCCCAGGAGTGTTCCCATAGCCCCAACAACACCGGGAACATCATTGTTATGGAGGACGAGCATGTACCCTTCTGGCACTGCTTCCAGATGAAAGGCGTTGAGACGAACGATGCGGACAGCTTTGTTGCTGAACACCGCACCTTCAACGGTGTTGGTACCTGCATCGGTCGTCAGTGTGACGATGACCGAGTTGAGAAAATCGCTGGGGCGGTTACTGCGCGATTCCAGCACCCGGACACCCCGTTCGCGAGCGATGAACGGCGCATTGACATAGTTCACCGGCGATTCCAGCACCGGACTCAGAATGCCACGCAGTACGGCTGCAGTTGCCGCGGCAACGTCGTACTCAACGATATCCCCGCTATACTCAATCTGTACTTCTTGCGGCACATGGGGATCGATCTGCGCAAGAAAACTTCCGAGCTTTTCACCGATGGTGAGATAGGGCTGCATAATCGCTAGTTGTTTCGCGGTCAGCGCAGGAAAATTGACCGCATTCTGGATAACGCCATTGCTGAGAAAATTCCCCACTTGGTCGGCAATAGCAATGGCGACGTTGATCTGCGCCTCGTCAGTCGCGGCACCAAGGTGAGGAGTGGCTACCACTTGATCGAGCTTTAACAGTGGATGATCGTTCGGTGGTGGTTCATCAACAAAGACATCGAGGGCAGCGCCTGCTACTTTCTTGCTCGTGATTGCGTCAACCAGCGCGACTTCATCAATGATGCCACCACGAGCACAATTGATGATCCGTACGCCTTTCTTCATCTTGGCAAATGCATCTTTGCCAATCAGCCCACGGGTCTCTTTCGTCAGTGGTGTGTGGACGGTGATGAAATCAGCGTTGGCGTAAATCTCGTCTAAAGACGCAATTTCCACTCCTAGCTTGGCGGCGGTTTCAGAAGAGACGAATGGGTCAAACGCCAGAACGCGCATTTTTAGACCCAATGCACGATCCGCGACAATCGCGCCGATATTGCCAAGGCCGACCACACCTAACACTTTGTTGCAGATTTCGCTGCCGGTGAATTTTTCCCGCTCCCACCGTCCTGAACGGAGCGAGAGGTTCGCCTGCGGGATGTTGCGAGCTAATGCCAGCATCAACGAGATCGTATGTTCCGCCGTGGTGACGTTATTCCCACCAGGGGTGTTCATTACTACAATCCCTTGCTTGGTTGCAGCGTCAACATCGACATTATCGACCCCGATGCCGGCACGACCAATAACCCGCAGGTTCGTGGCTGCAGCGATCACTGGTTGGGTCACCTTCGTGCCGCTACGAATGATCAGCCCGTGATAATTCGGGATAATACGGATCAATTCATCGACAGGTAGCTTCGGTTTGAGGTCAATTTCAAGATCGGCATAGACACGTAACCGCTCCAGGCCTTGTTCAGAAAGCGGATCAGAAATAAGCACTTTGTGTGACATAGCGATTACCCTACCGGTGGCCACCCTTCTGACAACACTTCCTCAGCACGGCGCACGCCACTGCCGAGTTCGATATTCTGCCCAAAGCGACGCAATGCCATCTCTAACGTGCTGATTGCGGTGACGACATCAAAGGGACCAGCATACCCGATGTGTGAGATGCGCACGATCTTTCCGGCCAGATGGTCTTGGCCACCAGCGATATCCACACCCATGCGGTCGCGCATGTATTGCAGCAAGCGTTTGCCATCGACACCGTCCGGTAACCACACGCCGGTGGCTGCTGGACTTGGCGCGCTCGGTGCCAGGAGCGTCAAGCCCATGGCCTTTGCCGCTTCGCGACTGGCTGATGCGAGCAGGGTATGGCGAGCAAAGATGTGCTCTAAGCCTTCTTCTTGCATCATCCGTAACACTTCGTGCAATCCGTTGATTAAAGAAATCGCAGGCGTGTAGGCGGTGGTGTGCTTCAGTTGTTCTTTGTTCTCTCGGCGCAAATCGAAGTAATACCGTGGCTGTTTCGTCGCCTCGACCTGTTTCCAGGCTTTGTCACTCAGTGCGAGGAACGCGAGTCCGGGAGGGAGCATCAGCGCTTTTTGTGAACCAGTGACCAGTATATCGATACCCCAGCGGTCCATCGGGGTATCCGCCGCCCCCACTGCGGTGATGCCATCGACGATTAACAACGTGTTAGTATTGCGCGTCAGTGCCGCGATTTGCTCGACTGGATGTAGGACAGTGGTGGACGTTTCGCTGGCTTGTACGAGGACAGCGCGCGTATCGGGGTTTGCTTTCAGTGCCTGCGCAACTGCATCGACGCTCACTGCTTGTCCCCATTCAACTTTGATTTCGACGACTTTGACGCCAAATGCTTGGCTAATTTTTAGCCATCGTTCGCCAAATTTTCCGCCATTTACAACAATGACTGTATCTCCTGGTGAGCATGTATTAGAAACCGCGGCTTCCATTGCACCGGTACCCGAGGCTGCCAGGATGAGGACATTTTGTTTGGTTTGGAACAGCCACTGTAACTTTTCTTGCACCTGCGCAAACAGCGTTTCGAACTCAGGGGTGCGGTGATGGATCAGTGGTTGAGACATACGGAGGAGGACCTCCGGCGGGACAGCCGTTGGACCAGGGGTCAGTAGGTAACGTTTCAGCATAACAGTACGACTCCAAAACAGTGGTATCGAAGAAACCCTTGACCAGGCTTCTGGCCAGGGGATGAACGCCGGTTAGTTTGTGAGAACACAAATGATGTATCGAGGTGAAGAAGTTGAGTCAATGCGAAAATTTTGCTCCTTAACTATGCCCATTACTTAACTTTTTGCTTGACAGCGGGAAAACCCCGGACTATCATCGGGAAAGAAGTGGGTAAAAGTGGGTAAAAGTGGGTAAACAGTGTTTCGCGGTTGCTTTGAACATACCATAGACGACAAGGGAAGAGTGAGTATTCCTTCGTCCTTCCGTAAAGCGTTGTTTGGTTTACAAGACGACCGCCTGATTGTCACAAAGTTTATCCTCAATTCCTTTCGCTGTCTTGATGTGTACCCTTATGTGGAATGGGAAAAGTTAGAGCAGGAGCTACTAAATAAACCTCGTTTTGACGAGACCTTTGTGAAGATCGAGTCATTTTATTTGGCGAATGCACATGAGTGCCAAGTAGACAAACAAGGGCGAATTTTGTTGCCACCGCTGCTGCGTGAATATGCCGAGATTGATAAGGAAGTCATGTTTGCCGCTGCTCTGAAGAAATTTCGTATTTGGAATAAAGCGACATGGGTACGGTTCGACGCAGATTCGGAACAACAATTTTCCC
Proteins encoded:
- a CDS encoding flippase-like domain-containing protein — protein: MRFLSSRWFKVAVSLGLFTFLFYTTDVHALKQQLVTARPLPLLFAFVGYLISQALYAYKWKVLARPLGFGQPWRAFVTYYFVGGYFNLFAPSTVVGDLGRGLLLAANGGNTGPALYSVAVDRLSGLVMLVWVGATGFLLFGPTILPVTLCYGVVAAAIGSLLAWWLLPYVLQFSLFNRPLIRRIVDQLIAPYQQNAKTLGYACILSYLFHWFQLILQVVLAYALNLQVPLWYLMLFIPLVHILSALPLSFAGLGVREGGYVTFLALIGVGKDQALAFGLLWSVLVLGCGLVGGLVLLFSSEARVVLTKEAE
- a CDS encoding acyl-CoA dehydrogenase yields the protein MDFGLSEEQEMLQQSAREFLTQECPPTFVRAMYTEPDGFSRELHRKMAAQGWTGLLIPEAHGGLGLGMLDMAVLLEEMGRAAVPGPFLFSSNLFTLALMQGGTSAQKKQWLPRIATGDAVGTLAFLEEDDRIDAAGIQLKAKKTRDGYTLSGTKMFVPFAAVADVLLVAVRTKGKAEDGISLLLLERDSPGVTISPLDIFDQTRRVYEVTLQNIIVPKAAVVGGEDQGWKVLSRVIDAACTALAADSLGGAQKSLEMAVDYTKIRTQFNRPIASFQALKHMAAEIVSEIEPARSLVWYAAHAFDTLPREASRAASLAKACLSEVYAQTTNRAVQMHGGIGFTWEHDMHFWFKRAKWNEFAFGDATYHRERLAQLEGF
- a CDS encoding LLM class F420-dependent oxidoreductase is translated as MKYGAFLPHIGPLANGDVMTNIRTTAQNAEALGFDSVWTGDHIVIPVDIASRYPYTATGSFPMNPKAPLLEPLTVLSFVAACTTKIRLGTAVLVLPHRNAVVTAKTVATLDVLSRGRVILGVGVGWMEEEFKAVNASFADRGPLSDEAVAVMKELWTSEHPRFNGKFHRFPEVACEPRPVQKPHPPIWIGGHTGPALRRVVEYGDGWAAVVFNPQEFAERLDKIKERAAKAGRDISKVTLCVSPRGKRPEAILDDIPRYQELGATYLYLAFFNFARSYEEMAGMMERFARDVKLI
- a CDS encoding acyl-CoA dehydrogenase; translated protein: MELAYSKTDEAFRKEVRAWLKKNLPKKDKAISDLMPHDPERVKRAKDWQRTLHSAGYVAMNWPKEYGGQGADIVRQTIVNEELVLARAPGMIGASGLQMLGPTLIQYGTEEQRRRYLPTILTAEEIWCQGYSEPGAGSDLASLRTRAEIVGDEFVVNGQKVWTSNAQFSDWMFCLVRTDPDAPKHRGISYVLIDMKSPGITVRPLVQMTGDAGFNEVFFDNVRVPRANLVGELNQGWMVANNTLFHERNMLGSTTRTQLMMQNLIRLAQTHQRYGKPAANDPIVRQRLSSLLTRVEAMKYHSYRQLTNAIKGRAPGVGAMVSKLVGTELNHDICALALEIMNSYAPLKKGAARVIDNGTWQYEFMFTLGLVIGGGTSEVQKNIISERGLGMPKSG
- a CDS encoding amidohydrolase, producing the protein MPTIIDADGHIVEPRVIWEEYTEPAYRDGVIQIARDSEGIDCMRINGEIRRDRNMTIAAACTPGGLSEPTRARTMGWNEVSPSGYDPHARVKAMDLEGIEVAFFYPSLWLLYGDHTDPKLAAASCRAYNNWIADFCKPYPNRFFGVAPLPLQDADEAVREMRRVVKDLGMRAVFVRPNPFNGRRLCDPAYDVFWREAQELSIPVAIHGSFGTKMPTLGQERYKDPFFFHMVCHPWEMQGACLDIVCGGVLSKFPKLKVAFLEAGLGWIGHWLDRMDGHFDKMGHYVPWLKRKPSDMFREQCFISMDPDEHSIGVVTAMGLENCVVWGSDYPHFDCTFPGVVEEVQEACAALTAQAQQKIIGENTRRLYGLA
- a CDS encoding histidine phosphatase family protein, whose protein sequence is MGKVMSNVRFLLVRHGETTWNQESRWQGQADVPLSDAGRVQARLLAQRLLTEGRQFHAMYASDLSRAFETAEILGQTLGVPLSPDSGWREMNIGVWSGLTTAEVMARHAVEWERLRAGEDLPRGGGETFAQFQGRLIQSAQLLAQRHNGEQIVIVTHGGAVRAFLLHCRNLPTTKFREIDKIGNTGVSEVTFALEGETIIHSVNDVSHLNGAALVGETVDA